The DNA window ctagtgtaattatagACTCAACTtgcaagggacgtaacatcttatttaCCGTGACTGGTCGTGCGTTGACGATGTAAGAAGTTATTTGTAAATTCCTCTCGATGTCATGTCCGAATGTTTATGTCCGAAGATggctacatataaataaaatcaggcGGCTCATTTGCTCGATAGCCTTACTAGAATAAGTGAAATAGCTACCCCGGTTCCACTTTACGTCATATATCAGGGAATACGTGAAAAAGTTTCGCAAGATTACGACGCAAGAAAATGCGTAATTTCTATGTGTCCATGTGCTTTATAATGCCATCTTTATCgttatcaaaaatctttattacaatattttacgaTCGTATTACGCGgtgagttttaattttgttctttgCAGAGTAGCgccactgattttttttttccaagcttttatttttatttatttattacgataaaatgttattattgcgataaattgatattttgttgatattttgcCCGCACTTTTGGTGCGAGTAAGAATAATATAGAagaatgttacattttatattatcaatgttgaaaaatttatatttttataatttaaaacaggtCACATTCCCACTCTGGTTGAACGCTGACATCCTCCCCGGTCCAATCAAAGCGACAACTAAGCCAGTGGATCCAGCCAAATTCATCCAACTGGCTGCAAAGCATCCCAGGGCCGTTTTGTCAATCGGATGGACAACGAATTACGGTGGTAACATCACAGAGGGCGAGTACAGTCGCGATCAGATCGGTGCAATGCTAAGACTGGTTAATGAACATCATGTTAACCAGACTGTCTCATTTCCGGTAAGCGTAATTGTGATGAAAAGTGTTTCTGTATTAATATGTCATTAAACATCTAATTAAAGATAGTGATCAGCTGATTTGCAACATCATTTCACTaaagcacacacacacacacacacacaaatagaGAAACAAAGGGCGTATTTACGTCTTACATACATAGTATGAATGGACTGATAAACCAATCAACTGAGTGGTACCACATATTAGGATTAAATTGTATCGCTATCTTGCAAAGTCGCAAAACATGTTCCAAAATgttcattgaatattaatattttttaagtatgaaaaaattaatattttactaggtagtttatattttttatatccctGCTATCCTTATTCTAACACCAAAATAccaatgtaactacatgcaTAAGAGACACAACATATTAGATTCCAAGTTCGATGGCCACTAACCATCAGTTGGTCCATTTGCTAGTgttcctaaattttaaaatatacatttttaaaatgaataggtTGTACTTTGTATCATAACGATTTTGCTTAAATCTTTCTAATTGTGATTACCAGGTCCGTGCTGGTTTAGCTTCGAACAGTCAACCAGTTCTATTAGACCTATTGCGAGAGACGTCGTCCCTCAACTCATCGATGACGGTCTGGTCCAGTGAGGGTGACAATGTGGAAGTGGACCGACTGCGGGCTCTCATCCTAACCGTGGGCCTGGAGCGGACCTACCTCGATGTACCCCACGAGCTAGCCGCTAAACTGCATCTACCACCCCCCAATACTAATGCtaagcattaaaaatattcttctatattatttatggtcTCTTGAGggtcttatatttttaatttataaatattattaaatgattttgtgtttattatttcaataccattatttattttattgtctgtcCGAAAATTTTTACCTACtcgtcattttttataataatatagattgaGTGTCAGCCTTTAAAGGTACCACTGTTGGGCAATGGCCTCCGTTCTCGAGGAGAAGGCTCGGAGCATTATCCACCACTCTGGTAAGTGCTGAAAAATGAGACACTTCAAACAATGAACGACCTCATGTCGTTGTCCAAGAAAAAACGGTCAAGAAATATCAAGATAAAATAGCATAGCAAagcataataaagaaaaaaaaaataaaagtttttacacACAATCATACTTGTGAAATTTAAAAACCGATTGCCTTCTTCGAGATCCGATTTCATTCTTACAGTACTGCTATTATAATGCATGTTGCATATTATTTTAGCCTTCCATGATCATGTTCTacagtgagtttcgagtttaagAGAATAGTTCCACAGTTTGCAAATAATAATCCATCTTTGACTCGTGCGGTGTTAGTTTAATGCCGCGGTTAGTTTCATTAGCATTCCAATAAATATCACAGCTGAGTCTACGATCAATGACAATTGCTTGAACGATTCCGACGTCACGTGGACGCCATATGTTCCCGGGTCGACATACTTTCTACCAACTTTCTCCTGCATTTCACTAGACTTTAAACATCATAGAGATAAGGCTTAAAATCGCtcgtatgtttaaaatttaaaatggtatCATTCCCGGCAGACAAGGCGTTTTGTTTAAATTCCcatttatatttacgttttcTTATAATTCTATAGCAAACATAATGACCCAAACCCATATATCAAGAAAGATACTAATTAATCATTGACACCAtaacgataatatttatttgcaaataattaatcttcTCGAAGGTCATCAGTGTAATTAAGTTCACATCTGatcctttaaattatataaaacgaaatcaCTCTTTACGTCTGTCTGTTTAAACTTATAAACTATACGGATATCGCCATAATTTAGATGATTTCTTCAGGAAGGTTAGATTTAGAGATTCATTCAAgctaaatttagtttaaataattttatttttattttatttgtttgcttCTGTGTAAGTAGTCTTAATATTTTAACGGAGTTCATTGGATTCGACTTGACTCTACCTCATTAGACGAAGGATCagtttgtgtaatattatacttttagtgTTACCGTCTCTTCGCCATAACTAgagacattattaaaaaatatatttacgaacgtatgtctatatttaatatatgtttttctcGTAATTGTGAGCTACATATTACTAGTTCCAGTAACAACCATAGCTTATGCTCGTATGGGTGTTACCATACTAAACAGGGTCCATAATAACTTTTTGTTGAACACTTACACGCTTTTTCAACATGATCCcagaaaacatttcaaattattcaattgtaaaataaaaatataattgtttgtgttttaaataataaaacaaaataataactttttatatgacACCACTACTTCGGAATATATCGATCGCCACCAggccattttaaatataagttgagTCTTCTCAGTTCTGAGGTGTTTCTATCTGAACCACTGGTAAATCTTAGACGATGAAAAAATAAGTGTTTCTAtactaaataaagattttgatatgactttgaatttatataaacttttattatcgCTTTGTGTCACAGGTGTGGTTGCGACTTTACAAATGAAAGTGCGTTCGTACTGTATGTGCCCTTAATAATATACTTCTTAGAACACATCGTGATACAATTAGAATTATACCGTATTGGATGCAATTTGTTTGAAACATGAACACTGAACTTATTGTAATCGTCATTTAAAGcttgtatttattacttttttctcTGTAAGTATTTGATAAGACACTCACTTATATGTCCGACACTTAACAAGacctgtatatatattaattttataataacaaataagtatTCTTTATATAAGGCAAAGACAGAATTTTTTTGGACCAACCCAAGATTTAAGGAACTGTCTAATCAGtttaaatgttaagtaaatCTTAAGGTAATTCTAGTGATAACTTCTCAAATTCAAACTTCAATAATATTCTAAAGTTTTCTACTCAACATCTTGtatgttg is part of the Vanessa tameamea isolate UH-Manoa-2023 chromosome 10, ilVanTame1 primary haplotype, whole genome shotgun sequence genome and encodes:
- the LOC113395958 gene encoding protein FAM151B isoform X2 — its product is MKNLTTVTWAHAVNNKTYLEAALASEVSMLEADIVLGHLNGKDGPPLPIMAHPPATTSDLSLADFLTGVAQYNNVNAKQKGVKLDFKSIEAFEKSQEIIAPFSKPEVTFPLWLNADILPGPIKATTKPVDPAKFIQLAAKHPRAVLSIGWTTNYGGNITEGEYSRDQIGAMLRLVNEHHVNQTVSFPVRAGLASNSQPVLLDLLRETSSLNSSMTVWSSEGDNVEVDRLRALILTVGLERTYLDVPHELAAKLHLPPPNTNAKH
- the LOC113395958 gene encoding protein FAM151B isoform X1, whose protein sequence is MKMFSIILLVVTASLAFGEEEVMKNLTTVTWAHAVNNKTYLEAALASEVSMLEADIVLGHLNGKDGPPLPIMAHPPATTSDLSLADFLTGVAQYNNVNAKQKGVKLDFKSIEAFEKSQEIIAPFSKPEVTFPLWLNADILPGPIKATTKPVDPAKFIQLAAKHPRAVLSIGWTTNYGGNITEGEYSRDQIGAMLRLVNEHHVNQTVSFPVRAGLASNSQPVLLDLLRETSSLNSSMTVWSSEGDNVEVDRLRALILTVGLERTYLDVPHELAAKLHLPPPNTNAKH